The Acinetobacter lwoffii genomic sequence TTAAGTTGAGGAATGTACAGTGGTAAACAGGCAAGTGCTGTCCAGCTTTTGGGCACTAAGCCACGCGGCAAAAAGACAATTAATAAGCCCAAAATACATAGAGCAATCATCCAGACATTCATGGCCACAGGAATCAGTTGCGGTGCAAACAGCCGATCAAGCAGATTCAAAAATGCCAGCAGTATATGAATAAAAATATCATTGAGCTGAAACAACAGACTCGAAAGTGGTTCAGAAATGAAAAATAATAAAGCCGCCAGAATATCTACGGGAACTATCAGCAGGCCAATCCACGGGATAGCCACCAGGTTGCTTAGCGGGGTAATCCAAGCCACCTGCTTAAAAAACAACATCATTAAGGGAAACAGGGCCAGAAAAATTTTCCACTGCGACTCCACTAAAACTTTCATTGCAAAATACAGCCGTTGTAATGCTGTTTGTATTGTTTGATGCGGTTGCTGCTGAATGGTTTGATAGATTCGCAGCAACACAAAACAGGCTCCATAAGACAGCCAGAATGCGGCCGACAAAATGCTAAAAGGATCAAAGAGCAACAATAAGGCAGCACTTAAAATCAGCAGTTTTAATGGCTGCACACTTTGCCTGAGCAGTAAGGTTAAAGTTACAATCACACAAATCAGTAAAGTGCGTAGCGCCGGAATCTCAAAACCGACGAAGGCACAATACAACAGTACACATAATAAAAAAGGCAGGCTCAAAAAATACTGCCTTGGCCATTTCAGATAAATCTGCGGTGCGTACCTTGAAATCAGATATTGCAACGCTCCACAAATAATAAAGGCAAAGATCAGCACATGCGGTCCGGAAATCGCCAGTAAATGGCTCATGCCAAAACGTTGGAATTGCTGCTCCGTCGCTTGATCCAATAGACTTTCATCACCGCTTAATAGAGCCAGTAACAAGCCTTTCTGCTGTACCGGCTGTCTGGCCACAAACTCTCTTAAGGCCAGTCGCTGTTGTTCTACCCAAAGCAAAAATCTCTGATTCAAATTTTGCTGCTGACGTAGATATTTAGCATGACCTAGTGCATAGAGTTGTTGCGGTTGCAATTCTTGGATATGTTTAATCCTAAACCCGGCCATGACATTTTGCTGCAATGCCCACTTTTCTGCATCAAAAGCACCCGGTGTCGCATAACTATGGTTAGGTCGAATCTGGCCTTGCAATAAATAATAATGTCCTAGTTTAAGAGTCTGCTGTTTAGTTTTATCATTTACCAAACTAGAGGTGACAGGATCTGAAACTGGCAGAAAACCCATCCATTTGACTGTAGTGCCATCAGGGTTAAGCACATGCAGGGCTTGCTGGATATTCTGATCGCCCAGTTTATTCAGCTCTTTGATATACACCACGATTTCTTTTTCAGAGACCTCGTGCTCTCGCTTGGATAAACGTTCAGTCAATTGCAGATTGGCATAAGCGTGGCCTAAAAACAGCCCTAAAAGTAGGCCGGACCCAGTGATCAACAAGCTTCGCAGCGGTGTATTCAAGATGAACTTTAATTTATGGCCACACAGATACCACAACAGCGCAACGATCAA encodes the following:
- a CDS encoding DNA internalization-related competence protein ComEC/Rec2; translation: MLQWLCIGWILGLACMGKNFLSVQLSGTAVLIVALLWYLCGHKLKFILNTPLRSLLITGSGLLLGLFLGHAYANLQLTERLSKREHEVSEKEIVVYIKELNKLGDQNIQQALHVLNPDGTTVKWMGFLPVSDPVTSSLVNDKTKQQTLKLGHYYLLQGQIRPNHSYATPGAFDAEKWALQQNVMAGFRIKHIQELQPQQLYALGHAKYLRQQQNLNQRFLLWVEQQRLALREFVARQPVQQKGLLLALLSGDESLLDQATEQQFQRFGMSHLLAISGPHVLIFAFIICGALQYLISRYAPQIYLKWPRQYFLSLPFLLCVLLYCAFVGFEIPALRTLLICVIVTLTLLLRQSVQPLKLLILSAALLLLFDPFSILSAAFWLSYGACFVLLRIYQTIQQQPHQTIQTALQRLYFAMKVLVESQWKIFLALFPLMMLFFKQVAWITPLSNLVAIPWIGLLIVPVDILAALLFFISEPLSSLLFQLNDIFIHILLAFLNLLDRLFAPQLIPVAMNVWMIALCILGLLIVFLPRGLVPKSWTALACLPLYIPQLNQHAFQLSVLDVGQGQAIFIREGQKSMMIDMGGYYNEEKFSIGRQVIMPFLSVQGVGELDQLILTHLDQDHSGAYHSIKDQLNIRQVSSNQMPETAASSSFQFCYAGQQWQWSETINFKILAPRQQQLNTPNFNKNDRSCVIYLQVKNAGPYQNFLLMGDAGWETEYQLLQDYPELKVDVLVLGHHGSQHSSAYQFLEVLRPKLTIASAGKFNRYGHPSQLTQQRLKALNIPLLTTAEQGSVHFQQQGLKLVLSAERHEWQWLYRQPLSD